In a genomic window of Urocitellus parryii isolate mUroPar1 chromosome 2, mUroPar1.hap1, whole genome shotgun sequence:
- the Get1 gene encoding guided entry of tail-anchored proteins factor 1 yields the protein MSAAEADRWAWLLVLCFVFGCNVLRILLPSLSSFMSRVLQKDAEQESQMRAEIQDMKQELSTVNMMDEFARYARLERKINKMTDKLKTHVKARTAQLAKIKWVMSVAFYILQAALMISLIWKYYSVPVAVVPSKWITPLDRLVAFPTRVAGGVGITCWILVCNKVVAIVLHPFS from the exons ATGAGCGCGGCCGAGGCCGACCGCTGGGCGTGGCTGCTGGTGCTCTGTTTCGTATTTGGGTGCAATGTCCTGCGGATCCTCCTTCCGTCCTTGTCCTCCTTC ATGTCCAGGGTGCTGCAGAAGGATGCAGAGCAGGAGTCGCAGATGAGGGCAGAGATCCAGGATATGAAGCAAGAGCTCTCCACGGTCAACATGATGGACGAGTTTGCCAGATACGCCAGGCTGGAAAGGAAGATCAACAAGATGACGGACAAGCTCAAGACTCATG tGAAAGCACGGACAGCTCAACTAGCCAAGATAAAATGGGTGATGAGTGTTGCTTTCTACATATTGCAA GCAGCCTTGATGATCTCGCTCATTTGGAAGTATTATTCTGTCCCTGTGGCTGTTGTGCCGAGTAAATGGATAACACCGCTAGACCGCCTGGTAGCCTTCCCTACCAGAGTAGCAG gtgGTGTTGGAATTACCTGTTGGATTTTAGTTTGTAACAAGGTTGTGGCGATTGTACTTCACCCTTTCAGCTGA